One window from the genome of Dyadobacter sp. CECT 9275 encodes:
- a CDS encoding peptide-methionine (S)-S-oxide reductase — translation MKKIGFGGGCHWCTEAIFQALNGVESVEQGWISSLNPYDTFSEAVIVHFNEGITLDVLIEVHLLTHSSASAHSMRYKYRSAVYYIDPNDKDTIEIIINKLSKENDTKYITQTLPLADFRLNSERFLNYYKKDKQKPFCQTNINPKLAAIRKTFGHHIRNDF, via the coding sequence ATGAAAAAAATAGGTTTTGGTGGAGGCTGTCATTGGTGTACAGAAGCCATATTTCAGGCTTTAAATGGCGTTGAGTCTGTGGAGCAGGGCTGGATCTCCTCATTGAACCCCTATGATACATTTTCAGAAGCCGTTATTGTCCATTTTAATGAAGGCATCACACTGGATGTGTTAATTGAAGTGCATCTGCTGACGCATAGTAGCGCAAGCGCACACAGTATGCGTTACAAGTATCGTTCGGCAGTGTATTATATTGATCCCAATGATAAAGACACTATCGAAATAATAATCAATAAACTGTCAAAGGAAAATGACACCAAATATATTACACAGACACTGCCCTTGGCAGACTTCAGATTGAATTCGGAGCGTTTCCTCAATTATTATAAAAAAGACAAACAGAAACCTTTCTGCCAAACCAATATAAATCCTAAACTAGCTGCAATACGCAAAACATTCGGTCATCATATTCGAAATGATTTTTAA
- the trxA gene encoding thioredoxin: MRKIESKQEFEETIQKEASVVVDFYADWCGPCQTLLPTLDDLSKDFEGKVKIVKVNVDNQQELAQRFGVRSIPTLIFFKNQKAVETIVGLRTKDELQKKISALEIGNK; this comes from the coding sequence ATGAGAAAAATAGAAAGTAAACAGGAATTTGAAGAAACAATTCAAAAAGAAGCAAGCGTAGTTGTAGATTTTTACGCCGACTGGTGTGGTCCTTGCCAGACGCTATTACCCACATTGGATGACCTGTCCAAAGACTTTGAGGGGAAGGTCAAAATAGTTAAAGTTAATGTTGATAATCAACAGGAACTTGCCCAGCGTTTTGGTGTGCGTAGCATCCCCACATTGATCTTTTTCAAGAACCAAAAAGCTGTGGAGACCATAGTAGGTCTTCGAACCAAGGATGAACTTCAAAAGAAGATATCCGCGTTGGAAATAGGAAATAAATAG